Proteins found in one Vulpes vulpes isolate BD-2025 chromosome 13, VulVul3, whole genome shotgun sequence genomic segment:
- the LOC112916930 gene encoding ubiquitin-conjugating enzyme E2 N-like encodes MRLSSDRKRLVSEVSGARVESRGRTLGSDKTSGLPRGIIKETQCLPAEPEPGIKAEPDESDARYFHVVTAGHQDSPFEGGTFKLEVFLPEEYPVAAPKVRFMTKIYHPNVGKLGKICLDILKDKWSPALQVRTVLLSIQALLSVPNPDDPLANDVAEQWKTSKAQAIETARARTRLYAVNDI; translated from the exons ATGAGACTCAGTTCTGACCGAAAAAG ACTGGTGAGTGAGGTGAGCGGAGCCAGGGTGGAGAGCAGAGGCCGAACTCTGGGATCTGACAAGACGTCTGGGCTGCCCCGCGGGATTATCAAGGAGACCCAGTGTTTGCCGGCAGAACCAGAACCTGGCATTAAAGCAGAACCAGATGAGAGCGACGCCCGTTATTTTCATGTGGTCACTGCTGGCCACCAGGATTCCCCCTTTGAGGGAGGGACTTTTAAACTTGAAGTATTCCTTCCAGAGGAATACCCGGTGGCAGCCCCTAAAGTACGTTTCATGACCAAAATTTATCATCCTAATGTAGGCAAGTTGGGAAAAATATGTctagatattttgaaagataagtgGTCCCCAGCACTGCAGGTCCGCACAGTTCTGCTATCGATCCAGGCTTTGTTAAGTGTTCCCAATCCAGATGATCCGTTAGCAAATGATGTAGCGGAACAGTGGAAGACCAGCAAAGCCCAAGCCATAGAAACAGCGAGAGCACGGACGAGGCTATATGCCGTGAATGATATCTAA